Proteins encoded by one window of Mesorhizobium sp. INR15:
- a CDS encoding response regulator: MRLLLVEDNRELADWLSKTLRQANYVVDIVHDGEDVEHALAAGDHALVILDLALPRMSGLEVLRMLRARGNRVPVIVLTANASLDGRVKGLNEGADDYLAKPFQIEELEARIRVQLRRANDRTAPVIACGDLVFDTNTRLFALAGEALTLTPRERAVLEQLVVKAGRTVSKAALSAAIYDFDTDADPSAIEIYVHRVRKKLEGSRVHIATLRGLGYLLRHED; this comes from the coding sequence ATGCGGCTGCTGCTTGTCGAAGACAATCGAGAACTGGCCGATTGGCTGAGCAAGACCCTGCGTCAGGCAAACTATGTCGTCGACATCGTCCATGATGGAGAGGATGTCGAACATGCGCTGGCCGCCGGCGACCATGCGCTGGTCATTCTCGATCTTGCCCTGCCGCGCATGAGTGGCCTTGAGGTGCTGCGCATGCTGCGAGCGCGCGGCAACCGCGTGCCGGTGATCGTGCTGACCGCCAATGCCAGCCTCGATGGCCGGGTCAAAGGTCTCAATGAAGGCGCCGACGACTACCTGGCAAAGCCTTTCCAGATCGAGGAGCTGGAGGCGCGCATCCGCGTGCAGTTGCGCCGCGCCAACGACCGCACCGCGCCGGTGATTGCTTGCGGCGACCTCGTCTTTGATACCAACACACGGCTGTTCGCGCTGGCCGGCGAGGCTCTGACACTGACGCCACGCGAACGCGCGGTGCTGGAGCAATTGGTGGTCAAGGCTGGGCGCACCGTCAGTAAGGCGGCGCTGTCGGCGGCGATCTACGACTTCGATACCGACGCCGACCCCAGCGCCATCGAGATCTATGTTCACCGCGTGCGCAAGAAACTTGAAGGGTCACGCGTCCACATCGCTACGTTGCGCGGCCTCGGCTATCTGCTCCGCCATGAGGATTGA
- a CDS encoding ABC transporter ATP-binding protein — protein sequence MVPQEIKHDKTAPAIELINVSRRFLSPTGKSLTALRDFTMTVERGEFVAVVGPTGCGKSTTLNLVTGLASPSAGEVRVMGNPVKGIDPRIGFVFQSDALFPWRTVIENVMAGPLFRGKPKSQALASARDWLARVGLSRFEQHYPHQLSGGMRKRVALAQTFINGPEILLMDEPFSALDVQTRVLMHEELLRLWSEAKASVVFVTHDLEEAIALADKVYVLTAGPATVKSVYTIDLPRPRIVADIRYEQSFIDYSRTIWADLKEEVETSYARAAA from the coding sequence ATGGTCCCCCAAGAAATCAAACATGACAAAACCGCGCCGGCGATCGAACTGATCAATGTCAGTCGGCGGTTCCTCTCGCCGACGGGCAAATCGCTAACGGCGCTGCGCGATTTCACCATGACCGTCGAGCGTGGCGAATTCGTCGCCGTGGTTGGGCCAACCGGTTGCGGGAAATCCACCACCCTCAACCTGGTTACCGGACTGGCAAGTCCAAGTGCGGGCGAAGTTCGCGTCATGGGCAATCCCGTCAAGGGCATTGACCCGCGCATCGGCTTTGTTTTCCAAAGTGATGCGCTGTTTCCATGGCGCACCGTGATCGAGAACGTCATGGCCGGACCGCTGTTCCGCGGCAAACCCAAGTCGCAGGCCTTGGCCTCCGCACGCGACTGGCTCGCGCGTGTAGGCCTGTCGCGGTTCGAACAGCACTATCCCCACCAGCTCTCGGGCGGCATGCGCAAGCGGGTGGCGCTGGCCCAGACTTTCATAAATGGTCCCGAGATTCTGCTGATGGACGAACCGTTTTCCGCGCTCGACGTACAGACGCGCGTTCTCATGCACGAGGAGCTTTTGCGCCTCTGGTCGGAGGCGAAGGCCTCGGTGGTGTTTGTCACACACGACCTCGAGGAGGCGATCGCGCTGGCCGACAAGGTCTACGTCCTGACCGCCGGCCCAGCGACGGTGAAGTCGGTTTACACCATCGACCTGCCGCGCCCGCGCATCGTCGCCGATATCCGCTACGAACAAAGCTTCATCGACTATTCGCGCACCATCTGGGCCGACCTCAAGGAAGAGGTCGAGACCAGCTATGCACGCGCCGCGGCCTGA
- a CDS encoding DUF680 domain-containing protein — protein MTKIALTAAAILVATGTAFAGSDNFGSNNANQPVANIDHSYTASIQKSDAATQNGGKVTTESGQGIWGR, from the coding sequence ATGACCAAGATCGCTCTTACCGCCGCCGCCATCCTTGTCGCCACGGGCACCGCTTTTGCCGGCAGTGACAACTTTGGCTCGAACAACGCCAACCAGCCGGTTGCCAATATCGACCACTCGTATACCGCTTCGATCCAGAAGTCGGACGCGGCCACGCAGAACGGTGGCAAGGTGACGACTGAATCCGGCCAGGGCATCTGGGGCCGTTAA
- a CDS encoding sensor histidine kinase: MRIDSLRLQLLAWVVLPLAGLAAINLWTSHGSAQATADLVTDRMLLGSARTIAEQVAMVDGVLDATVPPAALEMFDTGDRDSVYYHVKTAGGRLLTGYPDLPEASRPSSTEAAYRDHWLRLLTLSHAVVGAGNESPIIVTVGVTLAGHDAMVRRLWFGAFAQQLALVVIAGLFVLLGLSRGLAPLIRLRDAVRSPGRNDLDPVEVAGAQSEIRPLIDALNAYMERVRAQMAAQRRFIANAAHQLRTPLALLSTQASYALRESVPDARQEALVALQASSGRLARLAEQLLTLSRAEPGSRRPRADRIDLTEAARHVLETQAPTAVSRDIDLGLEETGPVSVIGDGTMLREMIVNLVDNALRYTPAGGSVTVKLAASDGNAVLTVTDDGPGIPEEERDHVFERFYRIADTTEEGSGLGLAIVREVAENAGGRVTLENGAAAGLVVEVRLPLADR; this comes from the coding sequence ATGAGGATTGATAGCCTCCGCCTCCAGTTGCTCGCCTGGGTGGTGCTGCCGCTGGCCGGGCTCGCCGCGATCAACTTGTGGACCAGTCATGGCAGCGCGCAGGCAACCGCCGATCTGGTCACCGATCGCATGCTGCTGGGTTCGGCTCGGACCATTGCCGAGCAGGTGGCCATGGTCGACGGCGTGCTCGACGCAACCGTGCCTCCGGCGGCGCTCGAGATGTTCGACACAGGTGACCGTGACAGCGTCTATTATCATGTCAAGACAGCCGGCGGGCGTCTGCTGACCGGCTATCCTGACCTGCCGGAAGCGTCCAGGCCCTCCAGCACCGAGGCCGCCTATCGTGACCATTGGCTGCGGCTCCTCACGCTAAGCCACGCCGTGGTTGGCGCCGGCAACGAGTCGCCGATCATCGTCACGGTTGGCGTCACGCTTGCCGGACACGACGCCATGGTGCGGCGCCTGTGGTTTGGCGCCTTTGCCCAGCAACTGGCGCTGGTGGTTATTGCCGGCTTGTTCGTGCTGCTTGGCCTGAGCCGCGGCCTGGCGCCTTTGATCAGGCTGCGCGACGCTGTGCGCTCTCCAGGCCGCAACGATCTCGATCCGGTCGAAGTGGCTGGCGCGCAAAGCGAAATCCGCCCGCTGATCGACGCACTCAACGCTTATATGGAACGTGTTCGCGCGCAGATGGCGGCACAGCGCCGTTTCATCGCCAATGCCGCGCATCAGTTGCGGACGCCGCTGGCGCTGCTGTCGACGCAGGCCAGCTACGCGCTGCGCGAAAGTGTCCCCGATGCCCGCCAGGAAGCGTTGGTGGCGCTGCAGGCGAGTTCAGGCCGGCTGGCGCGGCTGGCCGAACAGTTGCTCACCCTGTCGCGCGCCGAGCCGGGCAGCCGGCGGCCGCGCGCCGACCGCATCGATCTGACCGAAGCCGCCCGCCATGTTCTGGAAACGCAAGCGCCGACGGCAGTCAGCCGCGACATCGATCTCGGGCTCGAGGAAACCGGGCCGGTATCGGTCATTGGCGACGGCACCATGCTGCGCGAGATGATCGTCAATCTGGTCGACAATGCACTCCGCTACACACCGGCCGGAGGCTCGGTCACCGTCAAGCTCGCCGCCAGCGACGGAAACGCCGTACTGACAGTCACCGACGACGGACCAGGCATACCCGAGGAGGAGCGCGATCATGTCTTCGAGCGCTTCTACCGGATTGCTGACACGACCGAGGAAGGCAGCGGGCTTGGTCTCGCCATTGTGCGCGAGGTGGCCGAGAACGCCGGCGGCCGCGTCACCCTGGAGAATGGCGCGGCCGCGGGTCTGGTGGTCGAGGTAAGGCTGCCTCTGGCTGACCGCTAG
- a CDS encoding ABC transporter permease: MTDATIDIRAGAFRPGTSDAEIEAAAAKAATNRRRTVIFWRVAILVVFLVLWEVAGRLAWIDPFFYAMPSTIAARLYEWTTEGTSEGPLWYHLYVTMEEATIGFVTGSIAGIIIGVALGRNRMAADIFSIYIKVINSIPRVVLAPIFIMILGLGLASKVALAFVMVFFVVFHNAFQGVREADRAMIANARILGASDWQLTRSVIVPSAMSWIFASLHVSFGFAIIGAIVGEFVGSRYGIGLLINIAKGSFDAAGMYAAIVIVMVVALGAEYLMTMVENRLAKWRPQPLHETQ, translated from the coding sequence ATGACCGATGCCACCATCGACATCCGCGCCGGTGCCTTCAGGCCCGGCACTTCGGACGCCGAGATCGAAGCCGCCGCCGCGAAGGCGGCAACAAATCGCCGTCGTACGGTGATTTTCTGGCGAGTAGCCATTCTCGTCGTCTTCCTGGTCTTGTGGGAAGTCGCCGGGCGCCTTGCCTGGATAGATCCGTTCTTCTACGCAATGCCAAGCACGATCGCGGCACGGCTATACGAGTGGACGACAGAGGGAACGTCGGAAGGACCACTCTGGTACCATCTCTATGTGACCATGGAAGAAGCCACGATTGGCTTTGTCACGGGCTCTATCGCCGGCATCATCATAGGTGTCGCGCTCGGCCGCAACCGGATGGCCGCCGACATCTTTTCAATCTACATCAAGGTGATCAACTCCATTCCTCGCGTGGTTCTGGCGCCGATCTTCATCATGATCCTCGGCCTTGGCCTGGCTTCGAAAGTGGCGCTTGCCTTCGTCATGGTTTTCTTCGTCGTCTTCCACAACGCGTTCCAGGGCGTGCGGGAAGCCGACAGGGCAATGATCGCCAACGCCCGCATCCTCGGCGCGTCCGACTGGCAACTGACCCGCTCGGTGATCGTTCCGTCGGCGATGAGCTGGATCTTCGCCAGCCTGCATGTCAGCTTCGGCTTTGCCATCATCGGTGCGATCGTCGGTGAATTTGTCGGCTCGCGCTATGGCATCGGCCTGCTGATCAACATCGCCAAGGGATCCTTCGACGCTGCCGGCATGTATGCGGCGATCGTCATCGTCATGGTGGTGGCCCTCGGCGCCGAATATCTGATGACGATGGTCGAGAACCGCCTGGCAAAATGGCGTCCACAACCGCTTCACGAGACACAGTGA
- a CDS encoding ABC transporter substrate-binding protein codes for MALSAPSARADEKVSIMVGGYEKQIYLPAKLTEALGYFKDEGLDVELLNEPAGVDAENEMLAGAVQGVVGFYDHCIDLQAKGKFVESIVQFSQAPGEVELVSTKHPEIKSPADFKGMNLGVTGLGSSTNFLTEYLAVKNGLKLGEFTSIPVGAGNTFIAAMQQDKIQAGMTTEPTITRLLKTGEAAILVDMRTMEGTKAALGGTYPAASLYMQTDWVEAHKDTVQKLANAFVKTQKFINTHSGAEIADKMPKDYYVGDKEGYIKALDDGKAMFTADGIMPQGGPETVLTVLSAFKKELQGKQIDLAKTYTSEFVKNAK; via the coding sequence ATGGCCTTGTCCGCGCCATCAGCGCGCGCTGACGAAAAGGTCTCGATCATGGTGGGCGGTTACGAAAAACAGATCTATCTGCCGGCCAAGCTGACCGAAGCGCTCGGCTACTTCAAGGATGAAGGCCTCGACGTTGAGTTGCTGAATGAGCCCGCTGGCGTCGACGCTGAAAACGAAATGCTGGCCGGGGCCGTCCAGGGCGTTGTCGGCTTCTATGATCATTGCATTGATCTGCAGGCCAAGGGCAAATTCGTCGAGTCAATCGTTCAGTTCAGCCAGGCCCCGGGGGAGGTTGAACTCGTCTCGACCAAACATCCCGAAATCAAATCGCCCGCTGATTTCAAGGGTATGAATCTTGGCGTCACCGGCCTCGGCTCCTCCACAAACTTCCTGACGGAATATCTCGCCGTCAAGAATGGCCTGAAGCTCGGTGAATTCACCTCCATCCCCGTCGGCGCCGGCAATACGTTCATCGCCGCGATGCAGCAGGACAAGATCCAGGCGGGCATGACCACGGAACCCACGATCACGCGGCTGCTCAAGACGGGCGAAGCCGCCATTCTTGTCGATATGCGCACGATGGAAGGCACCAAGGCCGCGCTCGGCGGCACATACCCGGCCGCGTCCCTCTATATGCAGACGGACTGGGTCGAGGCCCACAAGGATACCGTCCAGAAGCTGGCGAATGCCTTCGTCAAGACGCAGAAATTCATCAACACCCACAGTGGTGCGGAAATCGCCGACAAGATGCCGAAGGACTACTACGTTGGCGACAAGGAGGGCTATATCAAGGCTCTCGACGACGGCAAGGCGATGTTCACCGCCGACGGCATCATGCCTCAAGGCGGCCCGGAGACGGTGCTGACGGTTCTTTCGGCTTTCAAGAAGGAACTGCAGGGCAAACAGATCGATCTCGCCAAGACCTACACCTCGGAATTCGTCAAAAACGCCAAGTAG
- a CDS encoding DUF680 domain-containing protein gives MTKIALTAAAILVATGSAFANGSDHYGSNNVNQPAAPVASVDHSFTGSIRKSDVVQQDGANSKVTIESGQGIWGR, from the coding sequence ATGACCAAGATCGCTCTTACCGCCGCCGCCATCCTCGTTGCCACGGGCAGCGCTTTTGCCAACGGTAGCGACCACTACGGCTCGAACAACGTCAATCAGCCGGCTGCCCCGGTTGCCAGTGTCGACCACTCGTTCACAGGCTCGATCAGGAAGTCGGATGTTGTGCAGCAGGACGGCGCCAACTCCAAGGTGACGATTGAATCCGGCCAGGGCATCTGGGGCCGCTAA